The uncultured Roseibium sp. genome contains a region encoding:
- a CDS encoding class I SAM-dependent methyltransferase: MKQVETRDTVETSGIERSARPSLGQLARRTGYILRQGSRIALYTAHSEAMRRMNNRLKADLPETPTPVPDGPVPSQRRMLADIAKLFAADLKSVEDGDYPSPRDGTMTPRELLRTSRAFFADVPRVAERRATGSHQEVFEESDRFGKSLPRYYRQNFHFQTDGWFSEESAKLYDFQVDVLFSGATAAMRRRALVPFARILREKDQRKVAYADLACGTGGLLKPALAAFPRLKGVGVDLSEPYLDVARERIASHRASYVNAMAENLPFADTSLDVVSCVFLFHELPHKVRRQVISEVARVLKPGGSFLFVDSLQTGDVADYDGLLSLFPQLFHEPYFTSYLKEDLTGLFQQAGLREETVVPAFVSRVAEFVKEKA; encoded by the coding sequence ATGAAGCAGGTCGAGACCCGTGATACTGTTGAGACCTCCGGGATTGAACGATCCGCACGGCCGTCGCTCGGACAGCTGGCCCGGCGGACGGGTTACATCCTTCGGCAGGGTAGCCGGATTGCGCTTTATACCGCCCATTCGGAAGCCATGCGCCGGATGAACAATCGCCTGAAGGCGGATCTTCCCGAAACACCGACGCCGGTCCCCGACGGACCTGTGCCGTCCCAGCGAAGGATGCTTGCCGATATCGCGAAACTCTTCGCCGCCGATCTGAAATCGGTGGAGGACGGCGACTATCCCTCTCCGCGCGACGGCACCATGACACCGCGCGAGTTGCTCAGAACCAGCCGCGCCTTTTTCGCCGATGTGCCCAGGGTTGCCGAACGCCGGGCGACCGGCAGCCATCAGGAGGTCTTTGAGGAAAGCGACCGGTTTGGAAAGTCCCTGCCCCGCTACTACCGTCAGAATTTTCATTTCCAGACGGACGGCTGGTTTTCCGAGGAAAGCGCGAAGCTTTACGATTTTCAGGTCGACGTCCTGTTTTCGGGGGCGACCGCTGCCATGCGGCGTCGCGCGCTCGTTCCGTTCGCCCGGATCCTGCGCGAGAAGGACCAACGGAAGGTCGCATACGCGGATCTGGCCTGCGGCACCGGCGGCCTTCTGAAACCGGCGCTGGCCGCCTTCCCGCGCCTGAAAGGTGTCGGCGTCGACCTGTCGGAACCCTATCTCGACGTCGCCCGGGAGCGGATCGCCAGCCACCGGGCGTCTTACGTAAATGCCATGGCGGAAAACCTGCCCTTTGCCGACACCAGCCTGGACGTGGTTTCCTGCGTCTTTCTCTTCCACGAGCTTCCGCACAAGGTACGCCGGCAGGTGATATCGGAGGTGGCACGCGTGTTGAAACCGGGCGGAAGCTTTCTGTTCGTCGATAGCCTGCAGACCGGCGACGTTGCCGACTACGATGGACTGCTGTCCCTCTTCCCGCAGCTCTTCCACGAACCTTACTTTACCTCGTATCTGAAGGAAGACTTGACGGGCCTGTTCCAACAGGCAGGGTTGCGGGAAGAAACCGTAGTGCCTGCGTTCGTTTCGCGTGTCGCAGAATTCGTCAAAGAGAAAGCCTGA
- the yghX gene encoding YghX family hydrolase, with protein MVRKTAKDFPQELLELYDYYVHGKISKRAFLEGAGKFAVAGVTATMLLDQLSPNYALAQQVAPDDASIVTERITYPSPNGHGEVNGYLVRPAGATGKLPAVLVVHENRGLNPYIEDVARRMGKAGFMALAPDGLTSVGGYPGNDDEGRALQKTVDGTKLMNDFFAGFEYLRSRDDCTGKVGAVGFCYGGGVVNAIAVAYPELAAGVPFYGRQPKAEDVASIQAPLLLQYAALDERINAGWPAYEEALKKEGKTYTAYIYPDVNHGFHNDTTPRYDEAAAKLAEERTIAFFNEHLK; from the coding sequence ATTGTGCGGAAGACCGCGAAGGATTTTCCGCAGGAGCTTTTGGAACTTTACGATTATTACGTGCATGGAAAGATCTCCAAGCGCGCGTTTCTGGAGGGCGCGGGCAAGTTCGCCGTCGCCGGAGTGACGGCGACCATGCTGCTCGACCAGCTGTCACCGAACTATGCACTGGCTCAGCAGGTCGCACCCGACGACGCGTCGATTGTGACCGAGCGGATCACCTATCCCTCGCCGAACGGCCATGGCGAGGTGAACGGCTATCTGGTCCGTCCGGCCGGGGCCACGGGCAAGCTGCCCGCCGTCCTGGTCGTGCACGAGAATCGCGGCCTCAATCCCTATATCGAGGACGTCGCGCGGCGGATGGGCAAGGCAGGCTTCATGGCGCTGGCGCCCGACGGGCTGACCTCCGTAGGCGGCTATCCGGGGAATGACGACGAGGGTCGCGCCCTGCAGAAGACCGTTGACGGTACCAAGCTGATGAACGACTTCTTCGCCGGCTTTGAATACCTGCGCAGCCGGGACGATTGCACGGGCAAGGTCGGCGCGGTCGGCTTCTGCTACGGCGGCGGTGTGGTCAATGCCATCGCGGTCGCCTATCCGGAACTGGCGGCCGGCGTGCCTTTTTACGGCCGTCAGCCGAAGGCGGAAGATGTCGCAAGCATCCAGGCACCGCTGCTTCTGCAATATGCGGCCTTGGACGAACGCATCAACGCGGGCTGGCCGGCCTATGAGGAGGCCCTGAAAAAAGAGGGTAAGACCTACACCGCCTACATCTATCCGGACGTCAATCACGGGTTCCACAACGATACGACGCCGCGCTACGACGAAGCGGCGGCGAAACTCGCCGAGGAACGCACGATCGCGTTCTTCAACGAGCACCTAAAATAA
- a CDS encoding TAXI family TRAP transporter solute-binding subunit, translated as MLTKILRTGLVALAGLAVTLPASAETRITYKSAKTGSSYYQMGVEIAEAMKAGSKGDIIVTVEESQGSVQNVMETRARGGDYVFTTPPALVGLAQAGKAMFEGKTSPKFNDIRALFPIPSLTMHFVMAKKSGVTDFAGLEGKTILLGKGSFGAKEGEKYLKLFGLEGKVKLAEVELSNAVPALKNGQIDGFVTAGSWPAPNVVEAAASTDVTVLSLTDDQIAKTKREKLVIPAGTYAGQDTDITTTSLPVVAYTTLAMDDDTAYELTKTFWETKATMGETSRWWNGVGKGLMGTITGKIHPGALRYYEEAGFPLTDAQK; from the coding sequence ATGCTCACCAAAATACTTCGTACGGGTCTCGTCGCCCTTGCCGGCCTGGCGGTTACGCTGCCGGCGTCCGCAGAAACCCGGATCACCTACAAATCGGCCAAGACCGGTTCCTCCTACTACCAGATGGGAGTGGAGATCGCCGAAGCCATGAAGGCCGGCTCGAAGGGCGACATCATCGTGACCGTCGAGGAAAGCCAGGGGTCCGTGCAGAATGTCATGGAAACCCGCGCGCGCGGTGGCGATTACGTCTTTACCACACCGCCTGCCCTAGTCGGCCTGGCACAGGCCGGCAAGGCCATGTTCGAAGGCAAGACCAGCCCGAAATTCAACGATATCCGGGCGTTGTTCCCGATCCCGTCCCTGACCATGCATTTCGTCATGGCCAAGAAGAGCGGCGTTACGGATTTCGCAGGACTTGAGGGCAAGACGATCCTGCTCGGCAAAGGCTCCTTCGGCGCAAAGGAAGGGGAGAAATATCTCAAGCTCTTCGGGCTGGAAGGCAAGGTCAAGCTGGCCGAGGTGGAACTCTCCAATGCGGTTCCGGCCCTGAAGAACGGGCAGATCGACGGCTTCGTCACCGCCGGGTCATGGCCAGCGCCGAACGTGGTCGAAGCGGCTGCGTCCACGGACGTCACGGTGCTGTCGCTGACGGACGACCAGATTGCAAAGACCAAGCGCGAAAAACTGGTCATTCCGGCCGGCACCTACGCCGGGCAGGACACGGACATCACCACCACCTCGCTGCCGGTCGTGGCCTACACCACACTCGCGATGGACGATGATACGGCCTACGAGCTCACCAAGACCTTCTGGGAAACCAAAGCGACCATGGGCGAAACGAGCCGCTGGTGGAACGGGGTCGGCAAAGGACTGATGGGAACCATCACCGGCAAGATCCATCCCGGCGCCCTGCGCTACTATGAGGAAGCGGGCTTTCCGCTGACCGACGCGCAGAAATAA
- a CDS encoding multidrug effflux MFS transporter has product MSSGLFRSAVVLGLMSAVGPFSIDIYLPALPAIGEALDASVAATQMTLTVFFLSFGISQMIYGPLSDQVGRKLPVYVGLTIFSLGSFGCAFAPTIEWLIAARFVQGIGAAAVMVIPRAIIRDLHTGYEATRLMALVMLVISVSPMLAPLAGTGLIALGGWPTIFLFLAVAAICSIVLVSATLPETLVPEKRTPVNLRTLVAGSRELLSDSRFMGPTLIGGCGMASFFVFLASASFVYTQQYGLSLLQFSLAFAVNAIGFFSSSQFAARLGERVGMARMIAWAVTGFFVVELALLLLTVAGWGSFPVLMVFLFAGNACLGLVIPTAMVLALDQHGHIAGLASSLGGTMQMVIGGLMIAAASPFFDGTALPMVATIAVCAVMAFTISKVLRVGAPETRGTV; this is encoded by the coding sequence ATGTCCAGCGGTTTGTTTCGCTCTGCGGTCGTGCTCGGCCTGATGTCGGCTGTCGGCCCTTTTTCGATCGATATCTATCTCCCCGCCTTGCCGGCCATCGGAGAGGCGCTCGATGCGTCTGTCGCGGCCACGCAGATGACGCTGACCGTCTTTTTCCTGTCGTTCGGCATCTCACAGATGATCTACGGACCACTGTCCGATCAGGTCGGACGCAAACTCCCGGTCTATGTCGGGCTGACGATTTTCTCTCTCGGCTCGTTCGGCTGCGCGTTTGCGCCAACGATCGAATGGCTGATTGCAGCCCGGTTCGTGCAGGGCATCGGCGCGGCGGCGGTCATGGTTATACCGCGAGCCATCATCCGCGACCTGCATACCGGCTACGAGGCCACACGGCTGATGGCGCTGGTCATGCTGGTCATCAGCGTGTCGCCCATGCTCGCTCCTCTGGCCGGCACCGGCCTCATCGCGCTCGGAGGCTGGCCCACGATCTTCCTGTTCCTGGCGGTGGCGGCCATCTGCAGCATCGTCCTGGTCTCCGCCACATTGCCGGAGACGCTGGTGCCCGAGAAGAGGACGCCGGTGAACCTTAGGACACTCGTGGCCGGCTCGCGGGAACTCCTGTCGGATTCCCGATTCATGGGCCCTACCCTGATCGGGGGGTGCGGTATGGCGAGCTTCTTCGTCTTCCTCGCCAGTGCCTCCTTCGTCTATACGCAGCAATACGGCCTCAGCCTGCTGCAGTTCAGCCTGGCCTTTGCGGTCAATGCCATCGGCTTTTTCTCTTCTTCCCAATTCGCCGCCCGCCTCGGCGAGCGGGTCGGCATGGCCCGGATGATTGCCTGGGCCGTCACCGGCTTTTTCGTCGTCGAACTGGCGCTGCTGTTGCTCACGGTGGCGGGCTGGGGAAGTTTTCCGGTGCTGATGGTGTTTCTGTTTGCCGGGAATGCCTGCCTCGGTCTGGTGATCCCGACCGCAATGGTGCTTGCCCTCGATCAGCACGGCCACATTGCCGGTCTCGCCTCGTCTCTCGGCGGCACCATGCAGATGGTAATCGGCGGGTTGATGATCGCAGCCGCCAGCCCGTTCTTCGACGGCACCGCCCTGCCCATGGTGGCAACCATCGCGGTCTGCGCCGTGATGGCCTTTACCATCTCCAAGGTGCTGCGGGTTGGCGCTCCGGAGACAAGGGGAACCGTGTAA
- a CDS encoding class I SAM-dependent RNA methyltransferase has translation MEVALSRHRGYRSAMSKENTQLLITSLGHRGDGIAETSDGPVFVAGALPGETVSAQVAGGRANHIRIEKPSPQRIAPICRHFDACGGCSVQHLASGAYLDWKRALVEKALSDRGIEITVTPVVPGSSGTRRRAVLTAVRAGRHVLLGYHEKASHRLVDIRECPVLVPEIVAALPDLRRLAEPLMPKKGELRVTVLSTTAGLDVTFDQANRTYEQKIAQLSQLAVELDLARLSVNGETLLEVRPPVLNMDGPAVVPPPGGFTQATLAAEAALSELVMDGMGKPKKVADLFAGSGTFALRIAKSASVHAVEGDAAAIKALENALRIPKGLKQVTIERRDLFRRPLMAEELNAYDAVVFDPPRAGAQAQAEQLALSTVPRIAAVSCNPATLARDLRLLIDGGYVLQSVTPVDQFVFSPHIEVVANLSRE, from the coding sequence TTGGAGGTTGCACTGTCGCGGCATCGCGGCTATCGCTCGGCCATGAGCAAGGAAAACACCCAGCTTCTGATAACGAGCCTCGGCCATCGCGGCGACGGCATCGCGGAAACATCGGATGGCCCCGTATTCGTCGCAGGCGCCCTGCCCGGTGAAACGGTCTCCGCACAGGTCGCAGGCGGCCGGGCGAACCATATCCGGATCGAAAAGCCAAGCCCGCAGCGGATCGCGCCGATCTGCCGGCACTTCGACGCCTGTGGTGGCTGCTCTGTGCAGCATCTTGCCTCCGGCGCCTACCTGGACTGGAAACGCGCGCTCGTCGAAAAAGCCTTGTCCGACCGGGGCATCGAGATCACCGTGACCCCCGTCGTTCCGGGTTCGTCCGGCACGCGCCGCCGCGCGGTCCTCACCGCTGTCCGTGCCGGACGACATGTGCTCCTCGGCTATCATGAAAAGGCAAGCCACCGGCTGGTCGATATTCGCGAATGTCCGGTGCTCGTTCCCGAAATCGTGGCCGCCCTTCCCGACCTCCGGCGGCTCGCCGAACCGCTGATGCCGAAGAAAGGCGAACTCAGGGTCACGGTTCTGTCCACGACCGCCGGGCTTGATGTGACCTTCGACCAGGCCAACCGGACTTACGAACAGAAAATCGCGCAATTGTCCCAGCTCGCGGTCGAGCTGGATCTGGCGCGGCTGTCCGTCAACGGTGAGACTCTCCTAGAGGTGCGCCCGCCTGTGCTCAACATGGACGGCCCGGCGGTGGTTCCACCACCGGGCGGCTTTACCCAGGCAACCCTTGCCGCCGAAGCGGCGCTCTCGGAACTGGTCATGGATGGCATGGGAAAGCCGAAAAAAGTGGCGGACCTTTTTGCCGGCTCCGGCACCTTTGCCCTGAGGATCGCAAAATCTGCCTCCGTTCATGCTGTCGAAGGCGACGCTGCGGCAATCAAGGCGCTGGAAAACGCCCTGCGCATCCCGAAAGGACTGAAGCAGGTGACGATAGAGCGGCGGGACCTGTTCCGCCGTCCGCTGATGGCCGAGGAACTGAACGCCTACGACGCGGTCGTCTTCGATCCGCCGCGTGCCGGTGCGCAGGCCCAGGCAGAACAACTGGCCCTTTCGACCGTACCGCGGATCGCCGCCGTTTCCTGTAATCCGGCCACACTTGCCCGGGATCTCAGGCTTCTGATCGACGGCGGCTACGTGCTTCAGAGCGTCACGCCGGTGGACCAGTTCGTGTTCTCGCCCCATATTGAGGTGGTCGCAAACCTTTCGAGGGAGTGA
- a CDS encoding amidoligase family protein — translation MILSEKMMCPPHTLGADGKTRRVGVELEFAAVSARDGAKLVQSLYGGSIVEEDPHRFFVKDTKFGEFVCELDSQYVHSAADEDKFETLTEGAKEFLTRFRAEFRKLLGDISSFVVPCEVVCPPIALDDLPEVETLVAALHDAGASSTRSSPLYAFGAQLNPEVVSTDASYLTPMLKAYLLMSDWLRAVIDVDPTRRVAAFADPFPLAYVNKVLAPDYAPDLPTLIDDYLEANPTRNRELDMLPLFAHLDKKRVLDVVNDPLIKTRPTFHYRLPDSRLGEPGWGILLEWNRWCLVEKLAERPDLLREMGEAYQYHHQWPFSGTWAVKSSEWLLLS, via the coding sequence ATGATCCTGTCGGAAAAAATGATGTGCCCGCCGCACACGCTCGGTGCGGACGGAAAAACGCGCCGGGTTGGGGTGGAACTGGAATTTGCAGCTGTCAGCGCCCGGGATGGTGCCAAGCTCGTCCAGTCGCTCTACGGAGGCAGCATCGTGGAGGAAGACCCGCACCGATTCTTCGTCAAGGATACCAAGTTCGGCGAGTTCGTCTGCGAACTCGACAGCCAGTATGTCCATTCGGCCGCCGATGAAGACAAGTTCGAAACGCTGACGGAGGGCGCGAAGGAATTTTTGACGAGGTTCCGGGCCGAGTTCCGCAAGCTCCTCGGCGACATCTCGTCCTTTGTCGTGCCCTGTGAAGTTGTCTGCCCGCCGATCGCCCTTGACGACCTGCCGGAAGTCGAAACGCTTGTGGCCGCGCTGCATGATGCGGGCGCGTCCAGCACGCGCTCCAGCCCGCTCTATGCCTTCGGTGCGCAGCTCAATCCGGAGGTCGTCTCGACGGACGCAAGCTACCTGACGCCCATGCTGAAGGCCTATCTGCTGATGTCCGACTGGCTTCGAGCGGTGATCGACGTCGATCCGACCCGTCGGGTTGCCGCCTTCGCGGACCCGTTTCCGCTGGCCTATGTCAACAAGGTCCTCGCGCCGGATTACGCTCCGGACCTGCCCACGCTGATCGACGATTACCTGGAAGCCAATCCGACCCGGAACCGGGAACTGGACATGCTGCCGCTGTTCGCCCATCTCGACAAGAAACGGGTGCTGGATGTCGTCAACGATCCGCTGATCAAGACGCGTCCGACGTTCCATTACCGCCTGCCCGATTCCCGCCTCGGCGAACCGGGCTGGGGTATCTTGCTCGAATGGAACCGATGGTGCCTGGTGGAAAAGCTTGCCGAGAGACCGGACCTGCTCCGGGAAATGGGTGAGGCCTATCAGTATCATCATCAATGGCCCTTCAGCGGCACCTGGGCCGTTAAATCCAGCGAATGGCTGCTGCTGTCATGA
- the ribB gene encoding 3,4-dihydroxy-2-butanone-4-phosphate synthase, producing MRLDHWLSQNGESRSAFARRANLSAASVTALCNDPNVWVSRDMARKIAEATDGAVTPNDFLGLSTTKEHPVSQARVAEAIRAFERGEIVIVTDDDDRENEGDLIVAASKVTPEQMAFVVRHTSGIVCAPMTVAAARRLRLDPMVAENDAPLATAFTISVDYRQGLTTGISAEERCSTVRALANSNVAAEDFVRPGHIFPLVAKEGGVLMRSGHTEAAVDLCRLAGLTEVGVISELVNDDGTVKRGAQVADFAAEHDLKMVSVSDLIAWRQRTERLVERINEQPVDTIVGPAYAMTYSTPYDPMHHVAIVYGDILDGRNVPVRLQLESVLDDVFGKNQPLDATMKHFAERGRGIIVYLREGSVGVARQSTRPRSELEAAETEEHSSAQARQEQWREIGLGAQILKDLGVTSIRLLASRERHYVGLEGFDIKIEDTELLDH from the coding sequence ATGAGATTGGATCACTGGCTATCGCAGAACGGGGAAAGCCGCAGCGCCTTTGCGCGGCGCGCCAACCTGTCCGCTGCCTCAGTCACAGCGCTTTGCAATGATCCGAATGTCTGGGTGTCGCGCGACATGGCGCGCAAGATCGCCGAAGCCACCGACGGCGCGGTGACACCCAACGACTTTCTCGGCCTTTCTACAACCAAGGAGCATCCCGTGTCCCAGGCCCGTGTCGCAGAAGCCATCCGCGCGTTCGAACGCGGCGAAATCGTGATCGTCACCGATGACGACGATCGCGAAAACGAGGGCGATCTGATCGTTGCCGCCTCCAAGGTGACACCGGAGCAGATGGCTTTCGTCGTTCGCCATACCTCCGGTATCGTCTGCGCGCCCATGACGGTCGCTGCGGCCCGCCGGCTCCGGCTCGATCCGATGGTGGCGGAGAACGACGCGCCGCTGGCAACAGCCTTCACCATCTCCGTCGACTATCGCCAGGGCCTGACGACGGGCATCTCCGCCGAGGAGCGCTGCTCGACGGTGCGCGCACTCGCCAATTCGAATGTGGCGGCAGAGGATTTCGTCCGGCCCGGCCATATCTTCCCGCTGGTGGCCAAGGAAGGCGGCGTTCTGATGCGCTCCGGTCACACGGAAGCCGCCGTCGACCTGTGCCGGCTGGCCGGACTGACCGAAGTGGGCGTCATCAGCGAGCTCGTCAATGACGACGGTACGGTCAAGCGCGGCGCGCAGGTGGCCGACTTCGCCGCCGAACACGACCTGAAAATGGTTTCCGTTTCCGACCTGATCGCCTGGCGCCAGCGCACCGAGCGGCTGGTGGAGCGGATCAACGAACAGCCGGTCGACACCATCGTCGGTCCGGCCTACGCGATGACCTATTCCACGCCCTACGATCCGATGCACCATGTCGCAATCGTCTACGGCGACATTCTGGACGGCCGCAACGTGCCGGTCCGTTTGCAACTGGAATCCGTTCTCGATGACGTCTTCGGCAAGAACCAGCCGCTCGACGCGACGATGAAGCACTTCGCTGAACGGGGACGCGGCATCATCGTCTATCTGCGCGAAGGCTCTGTCGGCGTCGCCCGCCAGTCCACCCGCCCGCGCAGCGAACTCGAGGCAGCGGAAACCGAAGAACACAGCTCAGCACAAGCCCGCCAGGAACAATGGCGGGAAATCGGCCTCGGCGCGCAGATCCTCAAGGACCTGGGCGTCACGTCCATCCGCCTGCTCGCCTCCCGCGAACGGCACTATGTCGGTCTGGAAGGTTTCGACATCAAGATCGAAGACACAGAGCTCCTCGATCACTGA
- a CDS encoding gamma-glutamyl-gamma-aminobutyrate hydrolase family protein (Members of this family of hydrolases with an active site Cys residue belong to MEROPS family C26.) has product MTRPRIGVTTSRGGGRYMWWFYWMSLTLYGAQPVRLIAPARQYDLTGFDGFIIGGGDDISPDLYLANTPLDARLDPERDQMELEILEYAGPLDMPVLGICRGAQILNVHRGGSLHQDVRAVFEGVPKMWTPLPAKTVHFVNDSRLARIHKRETLRVNSLHNQAIDRLGKGMKIVARDEYDVPQAIEDPDAYFAMGVQWHPEFLIYKQSHRRLFKAFLTAVRERL; this is encoded by the coding sequence ATGACCAGACCCCGGATTGGCGTCACCACATCGCGCGGTGGCGGACGGTACATGTGGTGGTTCTACTGGATGTCGCTGACGCTCTACGGGGCGCAGCCGGTGCGGCTGATCGCGCCAGCACGCCAGTACGACCTGACCGGTTTCGACGGCTTCATCATCGGCGGCGGCGACGATATCAGCCCGGACCTTTATCTCGCCAACACGCCGCTTGATGCCCGGCTCGACCCGGAACGGGATCAGATGGAGCTGGAGATCCTCGAATATGCGGGTCCGCTGGATATGCCGGTGCTCGGGATCTGCCGCGGGGCACAGATACTCAATGTCCATCGTGGCGGCTCGCTGCATCAGGATGTGCGAGCGGTTTTCGAAGGGGTTCCGAAAATGTGGACCCCGCTTCCCGCCAAGACAGTGCATTTCGTCAACGATAGCCGGCTTGCCCGGATCCACAAACGCGAAACCCTGCGGGTCAACAGCCTCCACAATCAGGCGATCGACCGGCTCGGCAAAGGAATGAAAATCGTCGCCCGGGACGAATATGATGTGCCGCAGGCCATCGAAGATCCGGACGCCTATTTCGCCATGGGCGTCCAGTGGCACCCGGAATTCCTGATCTACAAGCAGAGTCACCGCAGGCTGTTCAAGGCTTTCCTGACCGCGGTCCGGGAGCGGCTCTAA
- a CDS encoding TRAP transporter fused permease subunit has translation MQSLPPSADRFVRVGRILCAAILVLFHLGLIFSGLVPNLVSRPLHLALALPWLFLFVPASPVRRGTGWLFAVFGIAASAWIALHHEQLLDQYGFLEGDFQVAIAVVLLATVLEAARRAINWPLPLVALIALIYGLFGQYIPGEFGHSGTPLASFLGTLTIAEGGIWGSLTGVSVSVVAIFVIFGAVLNAGEAGKGFMNVAAAAAGRLNGGAAKVSIISSALFGSISGSASANVASTGAITLPAMTGLGYPKRLAGAVEAVASSGGQIMPPLMGAGAFVMVELTGVPYTAIMGAAILPALLYFIAVWIGINAHARKLDLKGLDAADRPDMKSTVITTAFFLIPFSVLMWGMFAAGYTPQYAASLAILTGFVLLFIDGRLSFNLKEALLRIEDALVMAARQVAMIASIILCASIIIGVLSITGLGVKITSLILSGSGGLLWPSLLLTALACLILGMEVPTTAAYVICVSVAGPALTQLGLEPLQSHLFVFWFALLSTITPPVCGAVFIAAGMVGENWLKVAITAMGLGVGLYVIPLGMIANPDLIALTSDPLAALVAFVQIGVGLGLISYGLIATRSIPKTAALLGAGLLLIFVRPLANALF, from the coding sequence ATGCAGAGCCTCCCCCCCTCCGCCGACCGTTTCGTCCGGGTCGGCCGCATCCTTTGCGCGGCTATCCTTGTCCTGTTTCATCTGGGACTGATCTTTTCCGGACTGGTTCCCAATCTGGTCAGCCGGCCCCTGCATCTTGCGCTCGCCCTGCCCTGGCTCTTCCTGTTCGTTCCCGCTTCGCCCGTCCGACGGGGCACCGGCTGGCTGTTCGCGGTCTTCGGGATTGCCGCCAGTGCCTGGATCGCGCTCCATCACGAACAGCTTCTCGATCAGTACGGCTTCCTCGAAGGCGACTTTCAGGTCGCAATCGCCGTGGTTCTTCTGGCGACGGTTCTGGAGGCCGCCCGGCGGGCCATCAACTGGCCGCTGCCGCTGGTGGCACTCATTGCCCTTATTTATGGCCTGTTCGGCCAGTATATTCCCGGCGAGTTCGGCCATTCCGGTACGCCACTGGCAAGTTTCCTGGGCACGCTCACCATCGCGGAAGGCGGCATCTGGGGCAGCCTCACGGGGGTGTCGGTTTCCGTTGTCGCCATTTTCGTGATTTTCGGTGCCGTGCTCAACGCCGGAGAAGCGGGCAAGGGCTTCATGAACGTGGCCGCGGCAGCGGCCGGCAGGCTCAACGGCGGCGCGGCCAAGGTCTCCATCATCTCGTCCGCGCTTTTCGGGTCGATTTCGGGCTCGGCCTCCGCAAACGTGGCGTCCACGGGCGCAATCACCCTCCCTGCCATGACCGGGCTTGGCTACCCGAAGCGGCTGGCGGGAGCCGTCGAGGCGGTTGCGTCCTCGGGCGGACAGATCATGCCGCCGCTCATGGGGGCCGGGGCCTTCGTGATGGTCGAACTGACGGGTGTTCCCTATACCGCCATCATGGGTGCTGCGATCCTCCCCGCCCTGCTCTATTTCATCGCGGTCTGGATCGGCATCAACGCTCATGCCCGGAAACTGGACCTGAAGGGGCTGGACGCAGCCGACCGCCCGGACATGAAGAGCACGGTCATCACCACGGCGTTCTTCCTGATCCCCTTCAGCGTGCTGATGTGGGGTATGTTTGCCGCAGGCTACACGCCGCAATATGCGGCGAGCCTTGCCATTCTCACCGGCTTCGTCCTGCTGTTCATCGACGGACGCCTGTCGTTCAACCTGAAGGAAGCTCTGCTGCGCATCGAGGATGCGCTGGTGATGGCCGCCCGCCAGGTGGCGATGATCGCATCGATCATTCTGTGCGCCTCGATCATCATCGGCGTTCTGTCCATTACCGGCCTCGGGGTGAAGATCACCTCGCTGATCCTGTCCGGTTCGGGCGGACTGCTCTGGCCATCGCTCCTGCTGACGGCGCTTGCCTGCCTGATCCTCGGCATGGAAGTGCCGACAACAGCGGCCTATGTGATCTGCGTTTCCGTCGCCGGACCGGCCCTGACCCAGCTCGGCCTCGAGCCGTTGCAGTCCCATCTCTTCGTGTTCTGGTTCGCACTGCTGTCGACCATCACCCCGCCGGTCTGCGGCGCCGTTTTCATTGCCGCCGGCATGGTGGGCGAGAACTGGTTGAAAGTGGCCATAACCGCGATGGGCCTTGGGGTCGGACTTTATGTCATCCCTCTCGGCATGATTGCCAATCCCGACCTGATCGCGCTGACGTCGGACCCGCTTGCGGCCCTCGTCGCCTTTGTCCAGATCGGCGTGGGGCTCGGATTGATCTCCTACGGCTTGATCGCCACCCGGTCCATACCGAAAACAGCAGCCCTGCTCGGCGCAGGGCTGCTGCTGATCTTCGTCAGGCCGCTCGCGAACGCCTTATTTTAG